A window from Rhea pennata isolate bPtePen1 chromosome 1, bPtePen1.pri, whole genome shotgun sequence encodes these proteins:
- the IL26 gene encoding interleukin-26, whose translation MKVYSIFRSGHFFVLLCLFIVEGKRSPTGKHTCRKGFLFQVTENLYIKATSLKSSVPKDLIKNTRLLKKTTKMLFMTNCSVRDQLLSFYVKNVFTHLGVGSEKLCIISAFQALQENLSNCLPCAPSTRLTSAVKNIKRTFHKLGEKGIYKAVHELDILLPWVQAYIQTVI comes from the exons ATGAAAGTATATTCTATTTTCAGATCTGggcatttttttgttctgctttgtcttttcattGTGGAAGGGAAAAGGTCACCTACAGGAAAGCATACCTGCCGGAAAGGATTCCTCTTCCAAGTGACAGAGAACCTGTATATCAAGGCAACTAGTTTAAAATCATCTGTTCCC AAGGATCTCATCAAGAACACAAGACTTctaaaaaagacaacaaaaatgctgtttatg acaaACTGCAGTGTTCGAGATCAGCTCTTGTCATTctatgtgaaaaatgttttcactcaCCTTGGAGTAGGAAGTGAAAAGTTGTGCATTATTAGTGCCTTCCAGGCCCTTCAAGAGAACCTGAGCAACTGT CTTCCATGTGCTCCATCCACAAGGTTAACTTCTGCTGTCAAAAACATAAAGAGAACATTTCATAAG CTTGGAGAGAAGGGAATCTACAAGGCCGTCCATGAGCTGGATATTCTCCTTCCCTGGGTTCAGGCCTACATACAAACTGTTATATGA